The following proteins come from a genomic window of Pseudomonas sp. WJP1:
- a CDS encoding efflux transporter outer membrane subunit has protein sequence MNRCLPTSCFMTLFLLGGCSLEPTYEKPEAPIDQQWPANTAGECCNGKQAFDKDWRGFVVDERLRQLIDMALANNRSLRQFAASVEEARAGYDSARSGLFPTIGIDTYAGRSKLPPLVRTPGGGDTAGSIANTYQATAGFTSYELDLFGRIRSQRNAAGARFEASEADYQTARLALIGEVASTWLSLKANQHLLDLAQTTWQSQDRYGQLLRKSYNLGSSARIDVHQADAQTNTAAVQVNTYRMQVAQDMNALRVLVGQPVPVGLLPTGPLGEQLATLDVPAGLPSALVERRPDIMSAEAQLRAANADIGAARTAYFPTFSLTSALGSLTGEFSQLLSGPAEFWAVALAGSLPLIDGGARRAQVDASHARFAGQAAAYEATVQNAFREAADALNARQEMLTQVEYQKKLVGDYQEAYRQSRLRFESGLDSYFSTMDAQRSLFDAQQKWAQLELAREINQVTLYKALGGGWSQSLKMADR, from the coding sequence ATGAACCGTTGCTTGCCCACTTCATGTTTCATGACCTTGTTTTTGCTCGGCGGTTGTTCGCTGGAGCCGACCTACGAGAAACCCGAGGCACCGATCGACCAGCAATGGCCGGCGAACACCGCCGGTGAATGTTGCAACGGCAAACAGGCCTTCGATAAGGATTGGCGCGGTTTTGTGGTCGACGAGCGCCTGCGCCAGTTGATCGACATGGCCCTGGCCAACAATCGCAGCCTGCGACAGTTCGCGGCCAGCGTCGAGGAGGCGCGGGCGGGGTATGACAGTGCGCGTTCAGGGCTGTTTCCTACGATCGGCATCGACACTTACGCCGGTCGCAGCAAGTTGCCGCCGTTGGTGCGCACGCCGGGAGGCGGCGATACGGCTGGCAGCATCGCCAACACCTATCAGGCAACGGCTGGTTTTACCTCCTATGAGCTGGACCTGTTCGGTCGCATCCGCAGTCAGCGCAATGCCGCCGGGGCGCGATTCGAAGCGTCCGAGGCCGATTACCAAACGGCGCGGCTGGCGCTGATCGGCGAAGTCGCCAGCACCTGGTTGAGCCTCAAGGCCAACCAGCATTTGCTCGACCTGGCGCAGACCACCTGGCAATCCCAGGACCGGTACGGGCAGCTGTTGCGCAAGAGTTATAACCTCGGTTCCAGTGCGCGGATCGACGTCCACCAGGCGGATGCACAAACCAACACGGCGGCGGTGCAGGTCAATACCTATCGCATGCAAGTGGCGCAGGACATGAACGCGTTGCGGGTGCTGGTGGGGCAACCGGTGCCGGTGGGGTTGCTGCCGACCGGCCCGCTGGGTGAGCAGCTGGCGACGCTGGACGTGCCGGCGGGTTTGCCGTCGGCGCTGGTTGAGCGACGGCCCGACATCATGTCGGCCGAGGCGCAGCTGCGTGCAGCCAACGCGGATATCGGCGCGGCCCGCACGGCGTACTTCCCGACCTTTTCCCTGACGTCGGCACTGGGCAGCCTGACCGGGGAATTTTCCCAGTTGCTTTCCGGCCCGGCGGAGTTCTGGGCGGTGGCGCTGGCCGGTTCGTTGCCCTTGATCGACGGTGGCGCGCGGCGCGCGCAAGTGGATGCCAGTCACGCCCGCTTCGCCGGCCAGGCAGCGGCCTATGAAGCCACGGTGCAGAATGCTTTTCGCGAAGCGGCCGATGCCCTGAATGCCCGGCAGGAAATGCTCACCCAGGTCGAGTACCAGAAAAAGCTGGTAGGGGATTATCAGGAAGCCTACCGGCAGTCACGCCTGCGTTTCGAGTCGGGGCTGGACAGCTATTTTTCCACCATGGATGCGCAGCGTTCCTTGTTTGATGCGCAGCAGAAATGGGCGCAGCTGGAGTTGGCGCGGGAGATCAACCAGGTGACGTTGTACAAGGCGCTGGGGGGAGGGTGGAGCCAGTCGTTGAAGATGGCGGATCGTTGA
- a CDS encoding FAD:protein FMN transferase, which translates to MRDLLTWRRYGLLVLIGTLSACGNGDSMESFGGPTMGSTYSIKYVRHAGLPAPADVQVEVEKILSDIDRQLSTYRSDSDIERFNALPANHCQAMPASVLELVRVGEQLSVQSAGAFDLTVEPLLNLWGFGPQAREEKIPTAPALAEVRQRVGHDHLRIDGDRLCKDAAVEVDFNSIAAGYAVDTIAARLEAMGIHDYLAEATGELKAAGRKSDGTAWHIALEEPRDDQQVAERIIAVDGYGVSTSGDYRNYFVQGGQRFSHTLDARTGAPVSHNLASVTVIHPSALMADGLSTLLLILGPEQGWDYAEKHDIGAFFVMRADTGFVTRSSHAFERLSGNKTE; encoded by the coding sequence ATGCGGGATTTGTTGACCTGGCGACGGTATGGTCTTTTGGTGCTGATCGGCACCTTGTCCGCCTGCGGCAATGGCGACTCCATGGAAAGCTTCGGCGGCCCCACCATGGGCAGCACGTATTCGATCAAGTACGTACGTCACGCCGGTCTTCCCGCCCCGGCAGACGTGCAGGTCGAGGTCGAGAAGATCCTGTCGGATATCGACCGGCAACTGTCGACCTATCGCAGTGATTCGGACATCGAGCGATTCAACGCTTTGCCCGCCAATCACTGTCAGGCAATGCCCGCGTCGGTCCTGGAGTTGGTCCGCGTGGGTGAGCAGCTGTCAGTGCAAAGCGCAGGCGCCTTCGACTTGACCGTCGAACCGCTGCTCAATCTCTGGGGTTTCGGCCCTCAGGCCCGTGAAGAAAAAATCCCCACGGCCCCAGCGCTGGCCGAGGTGCGCCAGCGTGTCGGTCACGACCATCTGCGCATCGACGGCGATCGGTTGTGCAAGGACGCCGCCGTCGAAGTCGACTTCAACAGCATCGCCGCCGGTTATGCGGTGGACACCATTGCTGCCAGGCTCGAGGCCATGGGCATCCACGACTACCTCGCCGAAGCTACCGGCGAACTCAAGGCCGCCGGCAGGAAATCCGACGGAACGGCGTGGCACATCGCCCTGGAAGAGCCCCGCGACGATCAACAGGTGGCCGAGCGCATCATTGCGGTCGACGGTTATGGCGTGTCGACGTCGGGCGACTACCGTAATTATTTCGTGCAGGGTGGCCAGCGTTTTTCCCACACTCTAGATGCCCGCACCGGTGCACCGGTCTCACACAACCTGGCGTCCGTCACGGTGATTCATCCTTCAGCGTTGATGGCCGATGGCTTATCGACGCTGTTGCTGATTCTCGGCCCGGAGCAGGGGTGGGACTACGCCGAAAAACACGACATCGGCGCATTTTTTGTGATGCGTGCCGATACAGGTTTCGTCACACGCAGCAGTCACGCTTTTGAGCGTCTGAGTGGCAATAAAACCGAGTGA
- a CDS encoding glycosyltransferase family 2 protein — protein MQALDSLQLLQINFWTLAAVILFTCLTHRDQWAARVGFGAVTALLLVNYAAWRIRDTLPDGHSGFATVWAYTFLFFEMLAIGYTLFSIVVMLCRTDHRKEADAGERRLRAQGSAVPAVDIFIATYNEGLEILEKTIIAAQAIDYPNFTIWVLDDTRRDWLRDYCAEMGVQYARRPDNSHAKAGNLNNGLRQSAALSNAPYILVLDADFAPQQPILLRTLGLFDDPRVGLVQTPQFYYNPDPIQHNLGTSACWVDEQRVFFDVFQPAKDGWDAAFCVGTSFVVRRDLITEVGGFPTGSVCEDIYTTYRLLQKGYVTRWLNERLSIGLSAEGLTEYINQRGRWCLGTIQVALLKEGPLRGSGYTLNDRLHYIHGLMHWFSKPFILMMLVSPVLYWYFGIAGFYANPVDFLAFGMPALIAFWGYGTWVTDRRTLPIFTEVTQIVASLAVTATIASAMIRPFGRPFKVTAKGLDRTKTMVHWKLFGFFLALTLLSQFGAYIAISTAASFDGNMLFNLCWTVVALIYNLATLVACVDRPRLHGEERFPFDKPTGFRFGGKVLAGRLVDISLSGASLNCAFASSIKPGLCGQIWIDKLGWLDIEVMRNHGEDQLGLRFADLDEELRRRLIARLFSDATINVVSKAEPAQAFGTLLQRSLLGEKRLAPRAPKPVKTPAYVSPPRWRPISVRSRKQAVPYISAERSGLWSLLLSPLRALLGQRL, from the coding sequence ATGCAGGCACTGGACTCGCTGCAACTGCTGCAAATCAATTTCTGGACGCTGGCAGCGGTGATTCTGTTCACCTGCCTGACCCACCGCGATCAGTGGGCTGCGCGGGTCGGTTTCGGCGCGGTCACCGCGTTGCTGCTGGTCAACTATGCGGCCTGGCGGATTCGCGACACCTTGCCCGACGGCCATTCCGGATTTGCCACGGTCTGGGCCTACACCTTCCTGTTTTTCGAGATGCTGGCGATTGGTTACACGCTGTTTTCCATCGTGGTGATGCTCTGCCGCACGGATCACCGCAAGGAGGCCGATGCTGGAGAACGACGCTTGCGAGCGCAAGGCAGCGCGGTGCCGGCGGTGGACATCTTCATCGCCACCTACAACGAGGGCCTGGAAATCCTCGAAAAAACCATTATTGCCGCCCAGGCGATCGACTATCCGAACTTCACCATCTGGGTGCTCGACGACACCCGCCGCGACTGGTTGCGCGACTACTGCGCCGAAATGGGCGTGCAATATGCGCGGCGCCCCGATAATTCCCACGCCAAGGCCGGCAATCTCAACAACGGTTTGCGCCAATCGGCGGCCCTGAGCAACGCACCGTACATTCTAGTGCTCGATGCCGACTTCGCGCCGCAGCAGCCGATCCTCCTGCGCACCCTGGGGCTGTTCGACGACCCCAGGGTCGGCCTGGTGCAGACGCCGCAGTTCTACTACAACCCCGATCCGATCCAGCACAATCTCGGCACGTCGGCCTGCTGGGTGGATGAGCAGCGGGTGTTCTTCGATGTGTTCCAGCCGGCGAAGGATGGCTGGGATGCGGCGTTTTGTGTCGGCACTTCCTTCGTGGTGCGGCGCGATCTGATTACCGAAGTCGGCGGTTTTCCTACGGGCTCGGTGTGCGAAGACATCTACACCACCTACCGCTTGTTGCAAAAAGGCTATGTCACCCGCTGGCTGAATGAGCGTCTGTCCATTGGATTGTCTGCCGAAGGGTTGACCGAGTACATCAACCAGCGGGGGCGCTGGTGCCTGGGCACGATCCAGGTGGCGTTGCTCAAGGAGGGTCCGTTGCGCGGCAGCGGCTACACGCTTAATGACCGGTTGCACTACATCCACGGGCTGATGCACTGGTTCTCCAAGCCCTTCATTTTGATGATGCTGGTGTCGCCGGTGCTGTACTGGTACTTCGGCATCGCCGGGTTCTACGCCAATCCGGTGGATTTCCTGGCGTTCGGCATGCCGGCCCTGATTGCGTTCTGGGGCTACGGGACGTGGGTGACGGACCGGCGAACCTTGCCGATCTTTACCGAGGTCACGCAGATCGTTGCTTCGCTGGCGGTCACGGCCACCATTGCCAGCGCCATGATCCGCCCGTTCGGAAGACCGTTCAAAGTCACCGCCAAGGGCCTCGACCGTACGAAAACCATGGTGCACTGGAAGCTGTTCGGGTTCTTTCTGGCCCTGACCCTGCTTTCACAGTTTGGCGCCTACATCGCCATCAGCACCGCGGCCTCGTTCGACGGCAACATGCTGTTCAATCTCTGCTGGACGGTGGTGGCGCTGATCTACAACCTGGCGACCCTGGTGGCCTGTGTCGACCGCCCACGCTTGCACGGCGAAGAGCGCTTTCCATTCGACAAACCCACGGGGTTTCGTTTTGGCGGCAAGGTCCTGGCGGGACGCCTGGTGGATATTTCCCTCAGCGGCGCCTCGCTCAATTGCGCCTTCGCCTCCTCGATCAAGCCGGGCCTGTGCGGCCAGATCTGGATCGACAAGCTCGGTTGGCTCGATATCGAGGTTATGCGCAATCACGGTGAGGACCAGTTGGGCCTGCGCTTCGCCGACCTTGATGAAGAGCTGCGCCGGCGCCTGATCGCGCGGTTGTTCAGCGACGCGACCATCAACGTCGTCAGCAAGGCCGAGCCGGCACAGGCCTTCGGCACCTTGCTGCAGCGCTCGTTACTCGGTGAAAAACGTCTGGCGCCGCGTGCCCCCAAGCCGGTCAAGACGCCGGCCTACGTTTCGCCACCGCGGTGGCGGCCGATCAGTGTTCGTTCGCGTAAACAGGCTGTGCCGTACATCAGTGCCGAGCGGTCGGGCCTGTGGTCGTTGCTTCTTTCCCCCTTGCGAGCTTTGCTCGGCCAACGTCTTTAG